The following are from one region of the Geoalkalibacter subterraneus genome:
- a CDS encoding Na(+)/H(+) antiporter subunit D, which translates to MTSSLLLPPSFVFILGALLAACLRGRLLKVVAIAVPVVSFLILWGAPNGSYGTLSFIGLDLVLAEVDRLSRVFGYIFHLIAFIGLIFSLHHDDPAHYVVGLLYAGAAQGVTFAGDLFSLFLFWETLTVTATFLIIARRTAAARGAALRYLLVHAAGGLCLLTGIVLYYHGTGSIAFTAMDLSQPGALFIFLGFGLNCAWPLLHAWLVDSYPESTIAGTVFLSAFTTKSAVYVLARAFPGAEPLIWIGAAMVAFPIFFAVIENDLRRVLSYSLINQVGYMVVGIGIGTELAINGAVCHAYAHILYKGLLFMSMGAVMYRTGKINATDLGGLYRTMPLTAVFCMIGAAAISAFPLFSGFIAKSMVVDAAAGGHYQFVWLILLFASAGVFHHAGIKIPFFAFFSHDSGLRPKEAPLHMLIAMGGAAFMCVFLGVYPDFVYGMLPFPVDYEPYTFAHVLAQSQLLFFSALAFTLLLLAGIYPPEIRSVNLDVDWAYRKGSRAFVLVADRVFNGINSWAERVLGWQLTGLLARFASDPGASIQKYWVRLTAEYSGTREREELMEEIDRRSRTATYPIGILVLFAVSLLALMSILFILF; encoded by the coding sequence ATGACGAGTAGTCTGTTGCTCCCACCTTCTTTCGTCTTCATTTTAGGCGCGCTGCTTGCCGCCTGCCTGCGGGGGCGGCTACTCAAGGTTGTCGCTATCGCGGTGCCGGTGGTGAGCTTTCTGATTTTATGGGGCGCCCCCAACGGCAGCTACGGAACCCTTTCATTCATCGGTCTTGACCTGGTGCTGGCGGAGGTGGACCGTCTTTCACGGGTGTTCGGCTATATCTTTCACCTGATTGCGTTTATCGGACTGATCTTTTCACTGCATCATGATGACCCCGCGCATTATGTGGTGGGCCTGCTTTATGCCGGTGCAGCTCAGGGGGTGACCTTTGCCGGCGACCTGTTCAGCCTTTTCCTTTTCTGGGAAACGCTGACGGTGACCGCGACCTTTCTGATCATTGCACGCCGCACTGCTGCGGCGCGGGGCGCTGCGCTGCGCTATCTGCTGGTGCATGCGGCCGGCGGTTTGTGCCTGCTGACCGGAATCGTCCTTTATTATCATGGCACCGGCAGCATCGCCTTTACCGCCATGGACCTGTCCCAGCCTGGGGCGCTCTTTATCTTTCTCGGCTTCGGCCTGAACTGCGCATGGCCGCTGCTGCATGCCTGGCTGGTCGATTCCTACCCGGAGTCCACCATCGCCGGGACCGTTTTCCTGTCGGCCTTCACCACCAAAAGTGCGGTCTATGTGCTGGCCCGCGCTTTTCCGGGCGCGGAGCCGCTGATCTGGATCGGCGCGGCCATGGTGGCTTTTCCCATTTTCTTTGCCGTCATTGAAAACGATCTGCGGCGGGTGCTCTCCTACAGCCTGATCAACCAGGTGGGGTATATGGTGGTGGGGATCGGCATCGGCACCGAGCTTGCCATCAACGGCGCGGTCTGTCACGCCTACGCGCACATCCTCTACAAAGGCCTGCTCTTCATGTCGATGGGCGCGGTGATGTACCGCACCGGGAAGATCAACGCCACCGACCTCGGCGGCCTCTACCGGACCATGCCCTTGACGGCGGTTTTCTGCATGATCGGGGCGGCGGCGATCTCGGCCTTCCCCCTGTTCAGCGGCTTTATCGCCAAGTCGATGGTGGTCGATGCCGCCGCGGGTGGTCACTACCAGTTCGTGTGGCTGATTCTGCTTTTTGCCTCCGCCGGTGTTTTTCATCATGCCGGCATCAAGATTCCGTTTTTCGCTTTTTTCTCCCACGATTCAGGCCTGCGCCCCAAGGAGGCACCGCTTCACATGCTGATCGCCATGGGCGGGGCGGCCTTCATGTGCGTCTTCCTCGGGGTTTATCCCGATTTTGTCTATGGGATGCTGCCTTTCCCGGTCGACTATGAACCTTATACTTTTGCCCATGTGCTCGCGCAGAGTCAGCTGCTCTTCTTCTCGGCGCTGGCATTCACCCTGTTGCTGCTGGCGGGCATCTATCCTCCCGAAATCCGATCGGTCAACCTGGATGTAGACTGGGCCTACCGCAAGGGCAGCCGCGCTTTCGTGCTGGTCGCCGACCGGGTATTCAACGGTATCAACAGTTGGGCCGAGCGTGTTCTGGGCTGGCAGTTGACCGGACTTCTGGCGAGATTTGCCAGCGACCCGGGCGCGAGTATTCAGAAATACTGGGTGCGTCTGACGGCCGAATACAGCGGAACCCGGGAGCGCGAGGAGCTGATGGAGGAGATTGACCGCCGCAGCCGCACGGCAACCTATCCCATAGGAATCCTGGTGTTGTTTGCAGTTTCGCTGCTGGCGCTGATGTCGATTCTGTTTATCCTGTTCTGA
- a CDS encoding universal stress protein produces MKKLMLAIDGSPQSLRAAEYVAEVVPHIPDIGIVLFSVVSGLPPDAEIALDASPPPEHELHGYEDKRDELQSLHAQVVRITELFAGKGLAGDDLEVCCRPMRHGVAEDILEEARARGCDTVAVGSRHLSKVMSLLQGSVSANLVHKADALTLWVVG; encoded by the coding sequence ATGAAAAAACTTATGCTGGCCATCGACGGCTCTCCCCAGTCCCTGCGTGCCGCGGAGTATGTCGCAGAGGTAGTGCCTCATATCCCCGACATCGGAATCGTGCTTTTTTCAGTTGTCAGCGGGCTGCCGCCCGACGCCGAGATTGCCCTGGACGCCTCGCCGCCGCCAGAGCACGAACTGCACGGCTATGAGGATAAGCGTGACGAACTGCAGTCGCTGCACGCCCAGGTCGTCAGGATCACTGAGCTGTTTGCCGGCAAAGGGCTTGCCGGTGATGATCTGGAGGTCTGCTGCAGGCCGATGCGTCACGGGGTGGCTGAGGATATCCTGGAGGAGGCCCGTGCACGGGGGTGCGATACCGTCGCGGTCGGTTCCCGGCATCTCTCCAAGGTCATGTCGCTGCTGCAGGGCAGTGTTTCAGCCAACCTGGTACACAAGGCGGATGCCCTGACGCTGTGGGTGGTCGGCTAA
- the hemW gene encoding radical SAM family heme chaperone HemW, whose amino-acid sequence MSGLYIHIPFCLRKCPYCDFFSVEDVIPADYPRRLCRHLELAASRLPQRSAFQTIFFGGGTPSLMPPARMGEVLDRAADLFGIDADAEISMEANPGTLTLGDLQDFRAAGINRLSLGVQSLHDASLQRLGRIHDAQQARSACTLARRAGFDNLGLDLMFALPGSTLAALEADITAFLELEPDHLSCYGLTVEEGTPFHRQFSRGHLPLPDENDYAAAFELLHARLTARGFSHYEISNYARPGRQCRHNLRYWQRRSYLGIGPGAHSFYAVEWGERWSVPGDLDLYRSRLRQGSDPAERIETFDRRGAMVETLYLGLRTAEGVDVRLFQERFGDSIEALFPEAVQRCGSYLRQDGDRLHFTLQGWLLYDHLISLFL is encoded by the coding sequence ATGTCGGGTCTTTACATTCATATCCCTTTCTGTCTGCGTAAATGCCCCTACTGCGATTTTTTCTCGGTAGAAGACGTCATCCCCGCAGATTATCCCCGCCGGCTCTGCCGCCATCTTGAACTGGCCGCATCGCGACTGCCGCAGCGCAGCGCCTTTCAAACCATTTTTTTCGGCGGCGGCACTCCCTCACTCATGCCTCCGGCCCGGATGGGCGAGGTTCTTGACCGAGCGGCTGACCTGTTCGGCATTGATGCCGATGCGGAGATCTCCATGGAGGCCAACCCGGGGACGCTGACCCTGGGCGATTTGCAGGATTTTCGTGCCGCCGGGATCAACCGTCTGTCTCTGGGCGTTCAGTCGCTCCACGACGCCTCCCTGCAGCGCCTCGGCCGTATCCACGATGCGCAGCAGGCCCGGTCCGCCTGTACGCTGGCGCGCCGGGCGGGCTTTGACAACCTGGGGCTCGATCTGATGTTCGCCCTGCCGGGGTCTACACTGGCTGCGCTTGAAGCTGATATAACGGCCTTTCTTGAGCTTGAACCCGACCACCTCTCCTGCTATGGCCTGACCGTGGAGGAGGGAACCCCCTTCCACCGGCAATTCTCCCGGGGGCATCTGCCACTCCCCGATGAAAACGACTATGCTGCAGCTTTTGAGCTGCTCCACGCGCGGCTCACCGCCAGGGGATTTTCCCATTACGAGATCTCCAATTACGCTCGTCCGGGGCGCCAGTGCCGTCACAACCTGCGTTACTGGCAGCGTAGGAGCTACCTTGGCATCGGCCCCGGAGCTCATTCTTTCTACGCCGTGGAATGGGGCGAGCGCTGGTCGGTGCCCGGCGACCTGGACCTCTACCGCTCCCGTCTGCGGCAGGGAAGCGATCCGGCAGAGCGGATCGAAACTTTCGACCGGCGAGGTGCCATGGTTGAAACGCTCTATCTTGGGCTGCGTACCGCTGAAGGGGTGGATGTCCGGTTGTTTCAGGAGCGTTTCGGGGACAGCATTGAAGCACTCTTTCCCGAGGCGGTTCAGCGTTGCGGCTCCTATCTGCGGCAGGACGGAGATCGGCTGCACTTCACCTTGCAGGGCTGGCTGCTCTACGACCATCTCATCTCCTTATTTTTGTAG
- the hrcA gene encoding heat-inducible transcriptional repressor HrcA — protein sequence MTEALNERSRKILEAIIEDHIASAEPVGSRAITRRHGIALSPATVRNVMSDLEEMGYLVAPHTSSGRIPTEKGYRFYLDSLLQVRALTAQQKERIRRYYQRRGLRADELLREAGRVLSNISHYTGIVMAPQFTASVFRHIEFVRLSHGRILVIFVSESGLVQNKIIETKEDLSPQDLEGLNNYLNQRFAGLPIGEIKQRLLQEMTQEKALYDKLFARFMGLFEAALADESREVFIEGVSRMLEQPEFSDLERMKRLFQAFEQKSTLVEFLDKCQKSQGVQIFIGSETSYREIEGCSLITASYHSGDGTIGTLGVIGPTRMAYSQVIPVVDYTAQLVSQLLESENE from the coding sequence ATGACCGAAGCGCTCAATGAAAGAAGCCGCAAGATACTTGAGGCGATCATCGAGGATCATATCGCTTCGGCGGAGCCGGTAGGGTCACGTGCCATTACCCGCCGGCACGGCATTGCTCTGTCTCCGGCAACGGTGCGCAACGTCATGTCCGACCTGGAAGAGATGGGGTACCTTGTCGCGCCCCACACCTCCTCCGGCCGAATCCCGACGGAGAAAGGGTACCGTTTTTACCTCGACTCCCTGCTGCAGGTGCGCGCCCTGACCGCACAGCAGAAAGAGCGTATCCGCCGCTACTACCAGCGCCGTGGTCTGCGCGCGGACGAACTGCTGCGTGAAGCAGGCCGGGTGCTGAGCAACATCAGTCATTACACCGGCATCGTCATGGCGCCGCAGTTTACTGCGTCCGTGTTCCGGCATATTGAGTTCGTGCGCCTGTCCCACGGGCGCATCCTGGTGATTTTCGTCAGCGAAAGCGGCCTGGTGCAGAACAAGATCATTGAAACCAAGGAAGATCTTTCCCCGCAAGATCTTGAAGGTCTCAACAACTATCTCAACCAACGTTTCGCCGGCTTGCCTATCGGCGAGATCAAGCAGCGTCTGCTGCAGGAGATGACGCAGGAAAAAGCCCTTTACGACAAGCTGTTTGCCCGCTTCATGGGGCTGTTCGAAGCAGCTCTCGCTGACGAGAGCCGTGAAGTCTTCATTGAAGGGGTCAGCCGCATGCTCGAGCAGCCGGAATTCAGCGACCTGGAACGGATGAAGCGGCTCTTTCAGGCTTTTGAGCAGAAAAGCACCCTGGTCGAGTTTCTCGACAAGTGCCAAAAAAGCCAGGGGGTACAGATCTTCATCGGAAGCGAAACCTCGTATCGTGAAATCGAGGGGTGCAGCCTGATTACGGCGTCCTATCACAGCGGTGACGGCACCATCGGCACCCTTGGCGTGATCGGCCCGACCCGCATGGCCTATTCACAGGTCATTCCGGTCGTCGACTATACGGCCCAGCTGGTCAGCCAGCTGCTGGAATCAGAGAACGAATAG
- the grpE gene encoding nucleotide exchange factor GrpE gives MSKKKKDSQQSEARQPDAVIPEAEPVEETPGGAESESTQNAGAGELELEQAREEAQRNYDQYLRIAADLENFRKRAQREKEELSKFANERILREILPVVDNLERAVEHARQESSSGEGLLEGVEMTLTQFGKVLEKFGVTPVRSIGEPFDPARHEAVGQLETAEHAPNVVAQELQKGYLLHERLLRPAMVMVAKPPADNAQNEKSGKA, from the coding sequence GTGTCCAAGAAGAAAAAAGACAGTCAACAGAGTGAGGCGCGGCAGCCTGATGCCGTGATTCCCGAGGCCGAACCGGTCGAGGAAACGCCCGGGGGTGCCGAGAGCGAGAGCACGCAGAATGCCGGCGCAGGGGAGCTCGAACTGGAGCAGGCGCGCGAGGAAGCCCAGCGTAACTACGACCAGTATCTGCGCATTGCCGCTGATCTTGAAAATTTTCGCAAGCGTGCCCAGCGAGAGAAAGAGGAGCTTTCCAAGTTCGCCAATGAGCGTATCCTGCGGGAGATCCTGCCGGTTGTCGATAACCTCGAGCGCGCCGTCGAGCACGCTCGCCAGGAAAGTTCCAGCGGTGAAGGCTTGCTGGAAGGGGTTGAGATGACTCTCACCCAGTTCGGCAAAGTCCTGGAAAAATTCGGAGTGACGCCGGTCAGAAGTATCGGCGAACCTTTTGATCCTGCGCGCCATGAAGCGGTGGGACAGCTTGAAACGGCTGAGCATGCCCCCAATGTTGTCGCGCAGGAGTTGCAGAAGGGGTATCTGCTGCATGAGCGGCTGCTGCGCCCAGCCATGGTCATGGTGGCCAAACCCCCGGCAGATAACGCACAGAATGAAAAAAGCGGGAAGGCCTGA
- the dnaK gene encoding molecular chaperone DnaK, whose product MSKVIGIDLGTTNSCVAVMEGGEPVVIANAEGSRTTPSMVAFTESGERLVGQQAKRQAVTNPENTLFAIKRLIGRKFDSEAVQKDIKISPFKIIKADNNDAWVEVRGKKYSPPEISAMILQKMKQTAEDYLGETVTDAVITVPAYFNDSQRQATKDAGKIAGLNVLRIINEPTAAALAYGLDKKKDEKIAVFDLGGGTFDISILELGDGVFEVKSTNGDTFLGGEDFDQRIIDYVADEFKKEQGIDLRGDKMALQRLKEAAEKAKCELSSSVETDINLPFITADQSGPKHLNIKLTRSKLESICAELLNQLVGPCKTALKDAGLSPSDVDEVILVGGMTRMPAVQKKVQEIFGKQPSKGVNPDEVVAIGAAIQGGVLKGDVKDVLLLDVTPLSLGIETLGGVMTKLIEKNTTIPCRKSQIFSTAADNQPAVSVHVLQGEREMAADNKTIGRFELVGIPPAPRGVPQIEVTFDIDANGILHVSAKDLGTGKEQSIKITASSGLSEEEIDRMVKDAESHAGEDKKKRELIEARNQADGLVYTTEKSLSEHGDKVDAETKEKIQGALDNLKKAMEGDSAEEIQSKTQELAQVSHKLAEVMYSQAQEEGQAGEGEAQAGAESAKDDNVVDAEFEDVDEDEKKK is encoded by the coding sequence ATGAGTAAAGTTATCGGCATCGATCTGGGGACCACCAACTCCTGTGTGGCGGTCATGGAAGGCGGCGAGCCTGTCGTCATCGCAAACGCGGAGGGTTCCCGCACCACCCCCTCCATGGTGGCTTTCACCGAAAGCGGCGAACGGCTGGTCGGCCAGCAAGCCAAGCGCCAGGCGGTCACCAATCCGGAAAACACCCTGTTCGCCATCAAGCGCCTGATCGGGCGTAAATTTGATTCGGAAGCGGTGCAGAAGGATATCAAGATCAGCCCTTTCAAGATCATCAAGGCGGATAACAACGACGCATGGGTGGAGGTGCGGGGCAAGAAATACAGCCCGCCTGAAATCTCTGCCATGATCCTGCAGAAAATGAAGCAGACCGCCGAGGACTATCTGGGCGAGACGGTGACCGACGCGGTTATCACTGTGCCGGCCTACTTCAATGACTCCCAGCGCCAGGCCACCAAAGACGCCGGCAAGATCGCGGGACTCAATGTTCTGCGCATCATCAACGAGCCCACCGCAGCAGCCCTGGCTTATGGACTGGACAAGAAGAAAGATGAGAAGATCGCCGTTTTTGACCTCGGCGGGGGTACTTTCGATATTTCCATTCTCGAACTCGGCGACGGGGTATTCGAGGTCAAGTCCACCAACGGCGACACCTTTCTTGGCGGCGAAGACTTTGACCAGCGCATCATCGACTACGTTGCGGACGAGTTCAAAAAGGAGCAGGGGATTGATCTGCGCGGCGACAAAATGGCCCTGCAGCGCCTCAAGGAAGCCGCCGAAAAAGCCAAGTGCGAACTTTCCAGCTCGGTGGAGACCGACATCAATCTGCCCTTCATCACCGCAGATCAGAGCGGACCAAAACATCTCAACATCAAGCTGACCCGCTCCAAGCTCGAGAGCATCTGTGCTGAGCTGCTCAACCAGTTGGTCGGACCCTGCAAGACCGCTCTCAAGGATGCCGGCCTTTCACCCTCCGATGTCGACGAAGTTATCCTGGTCGGCGGCATGACCCGCATGCCTGCGGTGCAGAAAAAAGTGCAGGAGATCTTCGGCAAGCAGCCCAGTAAAGGGGTCAACCCGGACGAAGTTGTGGCCATCGGCGCAGCCATTCAGGGCGGCGTGCTCAAGGGCGATGTCAAGGATGTGCTGCTGCTCGATGTCACGCCTCTGTCTCTCGGCATCGAGACGCTCGGCGGCGTAATGACCAAGCTGATCGAGAAAAACACCACCATCCCATGCCGCAAGAGCCAGATCTTCTCTACTGCGGCCGACAATCAGCCGGCGGTTTCGGTCCACGTGCTGCAGGGCGAGCGCGAAATGGCTGCCGACAACAAGACCATCGGCCGTTTCGAGCTGGTCGGCATTCCGCCGGCGCCGCGCGGCGTGCCTCAGATCGAGGTCACCTTCGATATCGACGCCAACGGCATTCTGCATGTCTCGGCCAAGGACCTCGGTACCGGCAAGGAGCAGTCGATCAAGATCACCGCGTCCTCCGGCCTGTCGGAAGAAGAGATCGACCGCATGGTCAAGGATGCGGAAAGCCATGCCGGCGAGGACAAGAAGAAGCGTGAGCTGATCGAAGCCCGCAACCAGGCCGACGGTCTGGTCTACACGACTGAGAAATCCCTCAGCGAGCACGGCGACAAGGTCGATGCTGAAACCAAGGAGAAGATCCAGGGGGCCCTGGACAATCTTAAAAAGGCGATGGAAGGTGACAGCGCCGAAGAGATCCAGTCCAAAACCCAGGAACTGGCCCAGGTTTCGCACAAACTTGCCGAGGTCATGTACTCCCAGGCCCAGGAAGAAGGGCAGGCCGGAGAGGGTGAAGCCCAGGCCGGCGCTGAGAGCGCCAAGGATGACAATGTCGTCGACGCCGAATTTGAAGACGTGGACGAAGACGAAAAGAAGAAATAA
- the dnaJ gene encoding molecular chaperone DnaJ has translation MAKRDYYEILGVNRNASETEIKKAYRKLALKHHPDKNPGDKEAEEVFKEASEAYAVLSDSQKRAQYDQFGHAGMNGGGFSEGFGGFGGGSPFEDIFGDIFGDIFGGGSGGARRGRGRRGDDLRYNLTISFEEAAFGHETNIDVPRHQTCSTCSGSGSRPGSQPDTCPTCRGAGQVRHQQGFFSLTRPCPDCGGEGRIIKDPCPDCRGTGRVREKRSLSIKIPAGVETGNRLKLSGEGEAGSQGGPPGDLYVVITVKDHPIFQREGRDVICEVPISFPQAALGHELEVPTLEGKVKLKIPAGTQSGKVLRLSGKGIPSLQGYGRGDQLVVVRVETPSRMTARQRELLEEFARESGEEVHPMGKGFFDKVKEMFG, from the coding sequence TTGGCTAAACGAGATTATTACGAGATTCTTGGGGTCAATCGCAACGCCAGCGAGACCGAAATCAAAAAAGCCTACCGCAAGCTCGCTCTCAAGCATCACCCTGATAAAAATCCGGGGGATAAAGAGGCTGAGGAGGTCTTCAAGGAGGCGTCGGAGGCCTACGCGGTGCTGTCCGATAGCCAGAAGCGGGCCCAGTACGACCAGTTCGGCCACGCGGGCATGAACGGTGGCGGTTTCAGTGAAGGTTTCGGCGGGTTTGGCGGCGGCAGCCCCTTTGAAGACATCTTCGGCGATATCTTCGGCGACATTTTCGGAGGAGGTAGCGGCGGAGCGCGCCGCGGGCGTGGCCGCCGTGGGGACGACCTGCGCTACAATCTGACCATCAGCTTCGAAGAGGCCGCTTTCGGTCACGAGACCAATATCGATGTGCCGCGACACCAGACCTGCTCTACCTGCAGCGGCAGCGGGTCACGGCCCGGATCCCAGCCCGATACCTGTCCCACCTGCCGCGGCGCGGGCCAGGTCCGGCATCAGCAGGGATTCTTCTCCCTGACCCGTCCCTGCCCCGATTGCGGCGGCGAGGGGCGTATCATCAAGGATCCCTGCCCCGATTGTCGCGGGACCGGTCGCGTACGCGAAAAACGCAGCCTTTCCATCAAGATCCCGGCCGGGGTCGAGACCGGCAACCGTCTCAAGCTCAGTGGTGAGGGGGAAGCAGGTTCCCAGGGTGGCCCGCCCGGCGACCTGTACGTGGTGATTACGGTCAAGGACCACCCGATCTTCCAGCGCGAAGGGCGTGACGTCATCTGCGAGGTGCCTATTTCATTTCCGCAGGCGGCGCTCGGCCATGAACTGGAGGTGCCGACCCTGGAAGGCAAGGTCAAACTCAAGATTCCCGCAGGCACTCAATCCGGCAAGGTGCTGCGCCTGTCCGGCAAAGGGATCCCCTCGCTGCAGGGCTACGGCCGCGGCGACCAGCTGGTGGTGGTGCGAGTCGAGACTCCCAGCCGCATGACTGCCCGCCAGCGGGAACTGCTCGAAGAGTTTGCCCGTGAAAGCGGCGAGGAGGTTCATCCTATGGGCAAGGGCTTTTTTGATAAAGTCAAGGAGATGTTCGGCTGA
- a CDS encoding ABC transporter substrate-binding protein, which translates to MWRSTAVRLMLAALVIFSGLLLPAAAQMSSQQGDSRTAGPEALEVRRAGDLYREGNLDEALRRLRGFVIRNPHSPWREQAYLYLSRIFHDRNSCDEALLYLDRLEQESDADMAELVRGSCLVQAGRYAQALEHLLPLRESDLEGSDRALLLGRIGQARAALGQPLQALVSLNQAAELDKYPERWLGEAHRTLRDADNPVLEEASFMLRGRAVGQDADLQLAQRAADANQNDRALSLLSRIMADPTPFPYRDQARSLLARIDGGSTVSRNALGVVLPLSGRYESFGELVRRGMDLALELHHQGGDSSPRLIYRDSGVDAARASDAVATLAGAEGVMAVAGPLTGEASRSAALQAQRLGVPLVSLSPRAGLPEVGDFVFRNSLTNEQQARTLAGYAVEDLNLYRFAILAPEEGQGRELADLFAAQVEQKGGRVVTRQDYPPDLTDFRVQIKRLLGQDPNAPAPQARGEKPSPPPFDALLIPDYAEMIGLIAPQLAYYDLTDVQLLGINGWNSPQLLERAGRFVEGAIFVDGFFADSPDPIVREFVSLYRETYGDEPSILEAQAFDTAGLLLYLLGRPDVANREDLRRALASLRNYPGVTGNLFVDDLGEIRRELFLIHVEQGAFIQIDRERNRALPMPLDF; encoded by the coding sequence ATGTGGCGTAGCACAGCAGTGAGATTGATGTTGGCGGCCCTGGTAATTTTTTCGGGGCTTCTGCTGCCGGCGGCGGCACAGATGTCTTCGCAGCAGGGCGATTCGCGCACTGCAGGCCCTGAGGCGCTAGAGGTGCGTCGGGCGGGGGACCTTTATCGTGAGGGGAACCTGGATGAAGCGCTGAGGCGGTTGCGCGGTTTTGTGATTCGCAACCCGCATTCACCCTGGCGCGAACAGGCCTACCTCTATCTTTCCCGTATTTTTCATGATCGCAACTCCTGCGATGAAGCGCTGCTTTACCTCGACCGCCTTGAGCAGGAGTCGGACGCCGATATGGCTGAACTGGTTCGCGGCTCGTGCCTGGTTCAGGCGGGCCGCTATGCACAGGCCCTGGAACATCTGCTCCCCTTGCGCGAGTCTGATCTGGAGGGTTCCGACCGTGCGCTGCTGCTTGGTCGCATAGGGCAGGCCCGGGCCGCCCTCGGGCAGCCGCTGCAGGCTTTGGTCTCTCTCAACCAGGCCGCGGAACTTGATAAATACCCCGAGCGCTGGTTGGGCGAAGCTCACCGGACTCTCCGCGACGCCGACAACCCGGTTCTTGAGGAAGCCTCCTTCATGTTGCGCGGGCGCGCGGTCGGGCAGGACGCCGATCTGCAGCTTGCGCAGCGGGCAGCTGACGCGAATCAGAACGATCGTGCACTGTCGCTGCTGTCGCGGATCATGGCTGATCCCACCCCTTTTCCCTATCGTGATCAGGCTCGCTCCCTTTTAGCGCGAATCGACGGCGGCAGCACCGTCTCCCGCAACGCCCTGGGAGTTGTCCTGCCATTATCCGGTCGCTATGAATCCTTCGGTGAACTGGTCCGCCGGGGGATGGATCTGGCTCTGGAACTGCACCACCAGGGTGGGGATTCCTCTCCCCGTCTGATTTATCGTGACAGCGGCGTGGACGCTGCCCGTGCCTCGGATGCCGTTGCCACGCTGGCGGGCGCCGAAGGGGTGATGGCTGTCGCAGGTCCGTTGACCGGAGAGGCCTCCCGGAGCGCAGCCCTGCAAGCACAACGCCTCGGCGTTCCGTTAGTGTCTTTGTCGCCGCGCGCCGGGTTGCCGGAGGTCGGTGATTTCGTTTTTCGTAACTCTCTGACCAATGAACAGCAGGCCCGGACGCTGGCCGGCTACGCGGTCGAAGACCTGAATCTTTATCGTTTCGCCATTCTCGCCCCGGAAGAAGGGCAGGGTCGGGAGCTGGCCGATCTTTTTGCTGCACAGGTTGAGCAGAAAGGGGGGCGCGTGGTGACGCGGCAGGATTATCCCCCCGACCTCACCGACTTCCGCGTCCAGATTAAGCGGCTGCTCGGTCAGGACCCTAATGCGCCGGCTCCCCAGGCTCGCGGGGAGAAGCCCTCGCCGCCCCCTTTTGATGCGCTGCTGATTCCCGACTATGCCGAGATGATCGGGCTGATCGCGCCACAGCTGGCATATTACGATCTGACCGATGTCCAGCTGCTGGGGATCAACGGCTGGAATTCGCCGCAGCTCCTCGAGCGTGCCGGTCGATTCGTGGAGGGCGCAATTTTTGTCGATGGCTTTTTCGCAGACAGCCCCGATCCCATTGTGCGCGAGTTTGTCTCCCTGTACCGCGAAACCTATGGTGACGAGCCCTCGATTCTGGAAGCTCAGGCCTTCGATACGGCAGGACTGCTGCTCTATCTTCTCGGTCGGCCAGATGTCGCCAATCGCGAGGATCTGCGCCGCGCTCTGGCGTCTCTGCGCAATTATCCCGGGGTGACGGGAAATCTGTTTGTAGACGATCTGGGGGAGATCCGGCGCGAACTGTTCCTGATCCACGTGGAACAGGGTGCTTTTATTCAGATTGACCGTGAGCGCAACCGTGCCTTGCCGATGCCGTTGGATTTTTGA